Within the Vagococcus carniphilus genome, the region TTTTACATTTAATTTACCCGTATCTTCTTTAAAAGCTGCAATGTACTTGTCTGCAATCTCTTTAGTCGAAACACCTTCTTCTTTAGCAGAGGCGATAATTTTATCATCCACATCTGTAAAATTAGAAACATAATTCACTTCATAACCTTTGTATTCTAAATAACGTCTCACCGTATCAAAAGCAGATGTACTTCTAGCATTACCAACATGAATGTAATTATAAACTGTTGGACCACACAGATACATACGAACTTTCCCTGGTTCTATCGTTTTAAATTCTTCTTTTGTTCGAGTTAATGTGTTATAAATTTTCATACGATTGTCTCTCCTATTCTTTATTTATCTTAACAACTTTTGCAGGGATTCCTACAGCTGTCGTATTTTTCGGGATATCTTTTAAAACAACTGAAGATGCGCCTATTTTTACGTTTTCTCCAATTTCAACAGGTCCTAAAATTTGAGCTTGAGCCGAAATCATCGCACCTTTTCTAATAGTTGGATGTCTTTTACCACAATGATTACCCGTCCCACCTAGTGTCACACCGTGAAATAACATCACATCATCTTCAATAATTGTCGTTTCACCAATAACAATTCCCATGCCATGATCAATAAATAAACGTTTACCAATTTGAGCTCCTGGATGGATTTCAACACCTGTTATAAATCGCCAAAATTGAGAATGACATCGTGCCAAAAAGTAACATTTACGATTATATAAAAAGTGAGAAACGCGATGTGCCCAGATAGCGTGAAGTCCTGGATAAGTAAAAAAAACTTCTAGATTGGACTTAGCTGCTGGATCGTGCTCTCTAACATTTTTTATATCTTCTCTAATTCCCATGACTTCACCTCTCTTTTTAGAGTAATAAAAAAAACGTCTTTTAGCTGAATATGAGCTAAAAGACGTTTTCACGTGGTTCCACTTTTTTTCGTCAAAGAAAAAATTCTTTCTTTAACCTTTTGATAAGTTAACGATTATCACTCGTTTCTGACTACTAATTTTTCGCCAAAACTACTCAAAGAGGCACTTCAATGATTAGTTGACTCTCGTTTTCACCACCCACGAGCTCTCTTTCATTCAAATAATCATTTACTTTTCTTTTCAACGTATTTAGTTTGTTGCTTGTTTAATATGGTCTAATACTTTTTCTTTACCTAATAACATAATTGTTTCTGCTAATTCTGGACCATGCATTTGGCCACTAACAGCAACACGAATCGGCATAAATAAATTTTTACCTTTTACGCCAGTTTCTTTTTGAACAGCCTTAATAGATGCTTTAATAGATGCTACATCAAATTCTTCTAAATCTGCTATTTGTTTAGAGAAAGCTTCTAATACTTGAGGTACTGTTTCTCCAGCTAAAACTTCTTTAGCTTCTTCATTTAATGATAATGTATCATTAAAGAAAAGATTTGACAATTCAACTATCTCGGCAGCATAACTCATTTGTGGTTGATACAATGAAACTAACTCTTCTACCCAAGCTAATTTTTCATCCGTTAAGTTTTCTTCAACTAATTTAGCTTCTTGTAAGTAAGGTAAAGCTAACTGAGCCATTTCTTTTCTTTCGATTTGTTTCATGTATTGATTACTAATCCACTCAAGTTTTTTATTATCAAAGGCTGCTGGTGATTTACCTAAGCGATCTGCGTCGAAAATTTTAATGAATTCTTCTTGAGAGAAAATTTCATCTTCTCCAACTGGTGACCAACCTAAAAGGCTGATAAAGTTAAACATCGCTTCTGGTTGGTAACCTAAATCACGATATTGCTCGATAAATTGTAGGATTGTTTCATCACGTTTACTTAGTTTTTTACCTGTTTCTGAATTAATGATTAAAGTCATATGACCAAATTCTGGTGCTTCCCAGCCGAATGCTTCATAAATCATTAATTGTTTTGGCGTATTAGCAATATGATCATCACCACGTAAAACATGAGAGATTTTCATCATGTAATCATCCACTGCTACAGCAAAGTTATATGTTGGCATACCGTCACGTTTTAAAATAACGAAATCGCCACCGACACTGTCTGATTCAAAGGTAATGTTTCCTTTAACCATGTCTTCAAAGCTATATGATTTATTTTTAGGCACGCGGAAACGAACCACTGGTGTGATGCCTTCTGCTTCTTTTTGCGCTTGCTCTTGAGCTGAAAGGTTAGCACACTTTCCATTATAACGAGGGATTTCTCCTCTTGCTCTTTGTGCTTCACGCTCTTCTTCTAATTCTTCTTCTGTACAATAACATTTGTACGCTAAGTTACTTGCTAATAATTGATCTACAAGTGGTAAGTAAATATCTTTTCTTTCAGATTGACGATAAGGGCCGTATTGACCTGGTTTAGCAGGAGACTCATCCCAGTCGATATTCAACCATTCTAAGTTCTCTAACTGACTTTTCTCGCCATCTTCAATGTTACGTTTTTGATCCGTATCTTCAATACGGATAATAAATTCTCCATCGTGATGTCTTGCGTATAAATAGTTAAATAATGCTGTTCTTGCGTTCCCAATATGTAAATGTCCAGTTGGGCTTGGTGCGTATCTTACACGAACTTTTTTTGTCATGAAATTACCTTCCTTATTGTCTTTTTCGGTATTAACCTATAATATCTAAATTTTACCCTCATTTTACTAAATAGTAAAGGTACAGATTAGATTCATTTAAAGCTTTGTTAATCATTAATCGTTGTTTGAGAATGAGAAGGTTTAGCAAAAATCATTCGACCGGCTGCTGTTTGAAGAGCGCTAGTCACAATAACATTGATTCTCTTATTCATAAAATGCTTACCATCTTCTACAACAACCATTGTTCCATCATCCAGATAAGCTACACCTTGCTGGCGCTCAGTCCCATCTTTCATCACGAGTACATCCATTGTTTCTCCAGGGATGACAACTGGTTTTATCGCATTAGCCAAGGCGTTAATATTAAACACTGGAACATTCTGAAACTCACTAACTTTATTTAAGTTATAGTCGTTTGTTACAACGATACCATCTAACATTTTAGCTAATTTAATCAATTTACTATCAACTTCTTGTATATCCTCAAAGTCACCTTCATACATCTCAACAGAAATGTTTTCTTCTTTTTGAAGAGCATTTAAAATATCTAACCCTCTACGTCCTCTAACTCGCTTCAAACTATCGCCTGAATCAGCAATATATTGCAGTTCATACAAGACAAAATTAGGGATTAATAAGGTTCCTTCAATAAATCCTGTTTTAGCAACATCATAAATTCTTCCATCAATAATGACACTAGTATCTAGTATTTTGTATTTATGGAAATTATCCGTGATTTTTCTTTCTAAAACCTCTTCGACCCCTTTTTTGGGTTTAGGTGTTAATAATTTTCGCCATTCTTCCGTTTTAGTTGTCCCGACTCTAAATCCAAAATATCCTAATGTCAGCATTATTAGTGCTGGTAATAAAATATTTAGTAAAGCTATTTTTAGGGAGTATAACGGAATAGATGCTAGCGCTCCTAAAAGTAAGCCGACAATCACACCAATACTACCAAATACTAAATCTTGTAAACTCTGTTCGCTAATAATTTTTTCCACTTTTTTAAGGGCACTGCCCACATAACGAAAGGTAAAAATAGAAATAATAATAAAAATAATGGCACCAATCAAACCGTTCGTTACTTCATTATTCAACCACTGATTACTATTTAAATTAAAAATTCCCCAAACAAGAGGCATTAACGTGACACCCAAACTAAATCCAACAATAGCCATCACAACATTAAAGATTTTTTTCTGCATAAAGACATTCCTCCTTTCCTATTTGAATACTTGCCTTAAAGTTTCAGAGACTGTCGAAACACCCACGACTTCAATACCAGTTGGAACTTTCCAACCTTGCAAATTATTCTTAGGAACATATATTTTTTTAAAGCCAAGTTTTTTAGCCTCTGATACACGTTGATCAATTCGGTTCACACGTCTAACTTCACCTGTTAAACCAATCTCACCGACAAAACACTCATGAGGTGAGGTTCCTTTGTCATTATAACTAGATGCAATACTCACAGCAATTGCTAAATCAATTGCCGGTTCATCTAACTTAACTCCACCAGCTGCTTTCAAATACGCATCCTGATTTTGAAGGAGTAAACCTGCTCTTTTTTCTAAAACAGCCATAATCAGTGATAAACGATGACGATCTAATCCCGAAGCCGTTCTATTAGCATTTCCAAACACTGATGGTGTAATCAGAGCTTGAATTTCTGCTAAAATTGGTCTCGTTCCTTCCATTGAACAAACAATAGCAGAGCCCGTTGCCCCGTCTAATCGTTCTTCTAAAAAGGCTTCAGATGGATTTTTAACTTCTACTAATCCTTCTTGTCTCATCTCGAAAATACCTATTTCATTAGTTGAGCCAAACCTATTTTTTACTGCTCTCAAAATTCTAAACGTATGATGTCGATCTCCTTCAAAATAAAGAACTGTATCCACCATGTGTTCTAGCATTCTAGGCCCTGCTAAAGAACCTTCTTTAGTCACGTGACCTACAATAAAAATAGTAATCTGATTTGTTTTGGCAATTTGCATTAATTCTGCCGTAGTTTCTCGAACCTGACTGACACTACCTGCTGCACTCGTAATATCTGGGTGAATCATCGTTTGAATAGAGTCGATTACGACATAATTAGGACGAAGCTGTTCTATGGTTTGCTTAATCAAATCCATATCTGTCTCACCATACACATAAAAATGATTATCTGTTTCACTCAAACGTTCAGCTCTCATTTTTATTTGCTGAGCACTTTCTTCTCCTGATACGTAAAGTACATTGTCATCAATCTTACTTAATTGCTGCGAAACTTGTAAAAGTAAAGTAGACTTACCAATACCTGGATCTCCACCAATTAAAACCATGGAACCAGGAACAACGCCACCACCTAGAACTCGATTTAATTCATCTAATTCTGTTTTAACTCGCGTTTCTTTTTTAAATACAATTTTGTCTAATTTTTCTGGTTTCGTTGTTTCACCTGTTAAGCTTACTCGGCTATGTCTTGTTGGTTTTTCTTGTATAATTTCTTCTACAAGCGTATTCCATTCACCACAATTTGGACATCTTCCTAGATACTTCGGCGAAATATAACCACATGATTGACAAACAAACTCATTTTTCTTTTTTTTTGCCACAAAATCATCCTTATCTCTGTTATTAATCAACTTATTTCTTGTTAATATTTTCATAAGTACATTAACATTTTAGCACATAAACAAAAGATTCTTGAAAGAAAACCCTCTTTATTAAAAGAACTTTATTTTTATTTACCTGAAGAACCAAAACCGCCCTGTCTCTCAGTTGTAGCACTATCCTCATCGGCTTTTAAGAAAGGTAAAAAGATCCCTTGACCTACTCGTTCTCCTTTTTTAATCGTCACATCTCTCAAACCAAAATTTAAAAATTGAAACATGATATGACCTTCATTGTTTTCATTATTATAGTAGTCACTATCAATCACTCCAACCCCATTTCCTAAAAGTAAAAAGTTCTTTAATGGATTACTTGAACGATTACATAACTGTAAGAATTCCTCTTCTCCCATATAAGCTTTCACTCCAGTAGGAACTAAAACTGGTTTCACTTGCTTAATCATCTCTTCATCTAAAAAAATTTCTTCTTTCTTTAAAGCTACTTTAAGAGCTGTTGCAATACCTGATTTCCAAATAGAGGGAATAATAACATCACTTGCTGCTTCAAAGTCATAACCTGCAGCTGCTTTAGTAGCTCGCTTTGGTAAATTAATTTCCTCAAATGTTGTTACTTTTTCAAATCCTCGAATTTTTGCCACATTCATCATCCTTCGTTTTTCTTTATCTGTTCTATCCTACATGATAACTCTATAAATAAAAAGGGGCTAAAGTCGAATCTTTTCTTATTTTATCATCTCCTTATGCTTTTTTTATGGAAACACACTAAAAAAACAGACCTTATGAAAAAACATAAAAGTCTGTTTTCTTTATTTATCTTTTAGTCATCATCTTCATCAAAATCATCTACTTGAATTTGAGTTAAATGACTCGCTTTTTTCTTCTCACCAATAACAAGCGGTACATGTTCAACAATTACATCGCTGTATTCTAATCCAAACCATCTAGCTGGATCAAATGCAATTTTCTTGATAGCTAATTTTGCTTGCATTACCATCGTGTCAATTGTACTTAATGATGTAACCCTTGTTAATTCTTCTCTAATTAAAACAAAAGCAAAATCTCCGACTTCGCGTCCTTTCATAATAGAGTATTTCTGAGGTTGTTTTGGTAACTTACCTTCTTCCATTAACTCTTGGACAATTTGTCTTAAGTAAACATTCACTTCTTGGTTCATTCTAAAACCTAAACGAAGTTGAACATTTACGATATAATCTGTTCCCATCATATCAACATAGTATTCTTTAGTATAAGGTTCATCTGTTACAAACACATTCACGAACCAATAAACTTTCGCCCGTTTTGGTCGTTTATCTAAAATAGAATACATAATTTCTTTTCCAACTCGATGACCTTTAATTTTAGTTGTTAAAAAGACAATGTTCGTTTGATATTCAGGCAATTCAGTATCTTGACTTAATTCTCTTAGTTGTTCTTTGTAATCACATAAAGAAACTTTATCAGATTCTCTTTCTTGAATGATATTACCACGATGCCAAATCATCATGATACCAAAAATAACTAACGCCATAAATACAGCCACATAACCACCATGCAAGAATTTAGTAGCACTTGAAATAAAGAAAATACTTTCAATAACTGCAAAGAAAATAAAGATTGTGTACGATAAGAGTTTTGGTACTCCTCGTTGTAACAAGTAGAATAGTAATAATAAAGTAGTCATCAACATAGTAATCGTAATCGCTAATCCATAAGCTGATTCCATATGAGCAGACGTTCTAAATGTTACGACGATACTTAAACAACCAATCATAAGCAAGGTATTAACAGCTGGAATATAAAGCTGACCCTTTTGATCTGTTGGATAAACAATCTTCATTCTTGGTAACAAACGTAATTTTATTGCCTCTGATACAAGTGTATAAGAACCTGATATCAAAGATTGAGACGCAATAATCGCAGCTAACGTCGCAAATACAACCCCAACAACTGTGAGTGACTTAGGCATCATTCTAAAGAATGGATTTAACATTTCAATACTTTGAAATGTTGGATTATCTTTGACACTAATCAGCCAAGCTGCTTGTCCGAAATAATTTAGAGTTAAACAAACTTTGATGTAAGGCCAGCTAACACGAATATTTTTTCTTCCAGCATGTCCTAAATCTGAATAAAGAGCTTCTGCTCCAGTTGTCGCTAGAAAGACACTACCTAAAATAAAAATACCCGCTTTATTTTCACTTGATACCAACAAATGAAAAGCGTAGTAAGGATTCAATGCTTTTAGCACACTCAAATTATCAGCGAAATTAATGACACCCATAACACCTAAAAAAGTAAACCAACCTAGCATGATTGGTCCAAAAGCAGTTCCTACCTTTTGTGTTCCTAATCGTTGAATCATAAACAACCCAAAAATAATAACCATCGTAATGACAACAATAACATGTTGATTATTACCAAATGCATCATAAAACCTCGGAATACCTCTTAAACCTTCAATGGCTGTCGTTACAGTTACTGCTGGTGTCAGAACCCCATCTGCTAGTAATGTAGCCCCACCAATCATAGCCGGAAACAGTAAAAACTTCCCAGATTTTTTAACCAACGTGTATAGAGAGAAAATACCACCCTCACCATGATTATCCGCATTTAGCGCGATCATGACATACTTAACCGTTGTAAGTAGTGTTAGTGTCCAAAATATTAAGGATACCGAACCTAAAATAAAATCAGTTGATACATTGGCCAGCCCATCATTACCTTCAATGATTGCCTTCATAACATAAAGCGGGCTCGTTCCAATATCTCCATAAACAACACCCATTGCAACTAAGGCACCTCCAACTTTAAAGGTGTCCATGTTTTCTCGGGTCAACTTGTGACTCACTTTTCATTCCTCTCTTTCAATAAAACAATTTCCTATTTTTTATTAATTACTAAATACAAACAAGATGAATTATATGCTCTTTATCGCAAATGTCAACACCCTTTTTGAACAAAAATAACTTAAGTTTTTTCCGTATTTTTTCCAGTTCATTATTCTACCGTTTAAATTATTCTTTTGGTACATTTAACTTATTATTTACTTACATCACAAAACATAATAATTGATTCTTCAGATACCTTAAATCCATTGTTTTTATAAAAAATTTCCGCTGGCATTCCCCTATCTGTATCTAAAATAATTGCAGGAATATTTTCTTTCAATAATTCTTTTTTAATCAAAGAAAGAAACTGACTCCCGAATCCCTTTGAATGAAATTTCTTTGAAATAAAAAATGTGTCTAACGCATACTCTTTACCTTGATACCAAGGTTTAATATAACCTAAAGAAGCACCTATCCTATTATTACCAACTTCAGCTATAAATCCATTAAATGTATTCATTTCAAAAAGTTCTTTTACATAATTTTCGATTTGTTTAACTTCAAGGTCATCATTCCAAG harbors:
- a CDS encoding GNAT family N-acetyltransferase gives rise to the protein MILRQVTSKDFDWIVENYIDVFSSEPWNDDLEVKQIENYVKELFEMNTFNGFIAEVGNNRIGASLGYIKPWYQGKEYALDTFFISKKFHSKGFGSQFLSLIKKELLKENIPAIILDTDRGMPAEIFYKNNGFKVSEESIIMFCDVSK
- a CDS encoding dUTP diphosphatase, with protein sequence MAKIRGFEKVTTFEEINLPKRATKAAAGYDFEAASDVIIPSIWKSGIATALKVALKKEEIFLDEEMIKQVKPVLVPTGVKAYMGEEEFLQLCNRSSNPLKNFLLLGNGVGVIDSDYYNNENNEGHIMFQFLNFGLRDVTIKKGERVGQGIFLPFLKADEDSATTERQGGFGSSGK
- the epsC gene encoding serine O-acetyltransferase EpsC, producing MGIREDIKNVREHDPAAKSNLEVFFTYPGLHAIWAHRVSHFLYNRKCYFLARCHSQFWRFITGVEIHPGAQIGKRLFIDHGMGIVIGETTIIEDDVMLFHGVTLGGTGNHCGKRHPTIRKGAMISAQAQILGPVEIGENVKIGASSVVLKDIPKNTTAVGIPAKVVKINKE
- a CDS encoding PIN/TRAM domain-containing protein; its protein translation is MQKKIFNVVMAIVGFSLGVTLMPLVWGIFNLNSNQWLNNEVTNGLIGAIIFIIISIFTFRYVGSALKKVEKIISEQSLQDLVFGSIGVIVGLLLGALASIPLYSLKIALLNILLPALIMLTLGYFGFRVGTTKTEEWRKLLTPKPKKGVEEVLERKITDNFHKYKILDTSVIIDGRIYDVAKTGFIEGTLLIPNFVLYELQYIADSGDSLKRVRGRRGLDILNALQKEENISVEMYEGDFEDIQEVDSKLIKLAKMLDGIVVTNDYNLNKVSEFQNVPVFNINALANAIKPVVIPGETMDVLVMKDGTERQQGVAYLDDGTMVVVEDGKHFMNKRINVIVTSALQTAAGRMIFAKPSHSQTTIND
- the radA gene encoding DNA repair protein RadA, producing the protein MAKKKKNEFVCQSCGYISPKYLGRCPNCGEWNTLVEEIIQEKPTRHSRVSLTGETTKPEKLDKIVFKKETRVKTELDELNRVLGGGVVPGSMVLIGGDPGIGKSTLLLQVSQQLSKIDDNVLYVSGEESAQQIKMRAERLSETDNHFYVYGETDMDLIKQTIEQLRPNYVVIDSIQTMIHPDITSAAGSVSQVRETTAELMQIAKTNQITIFIVGHVTKEGSLAGPRMLEHMVDTVLYFEGDRHHTFRILRAVKNRFGSTNEIGIFEMRQEGLVEVKNPSEAFLEERLDGATGSAIVCSMEGTRPILAEIQALITPSVFGNANRTASGLDRHRLSLIMAVLEKRAGLLLQNQDAYLKAAGGVKLDEPAIDLAIAVSIASSYNDKGTSPHECFVGEIGLTGEVRRVNRIDQRVSEAKKLGFKKIYVPKNNLQGWKVPTGIEVVGVSTVSETLRQVFK
- a CDS encoding KUP/HAK/KT family potassium transporter, which encodes MDTFKVGGALVAMGVVYGDIGTSPLYVMKAIIEGNDGLANVSTDFILGSVSLIFWTLTLLTTVKYVMIALNADNHGEGGIFSLYTLVKKSGKFLLFPAMIGGATLLADGVLTPAVTVTTAIEGLRGIPRFYDAFGNNQHVIVVITMVIIFGLFMIQRLGTQKVGTAFGPIMLGWFTFLGVMGVINFADNLSVLKALNPYYAFHLLVSSENKAGIFILGSVFLATTGAEALYSDLGHAGRKNIRVSWPYIKVCLTLNYFGQAAWLISVKDNPTFQSIEMLNPFFRMMPKSLTVVGVVFATLAAIIASQSLISGSYTLVSEAIKLRLLPRMKIVYPTDQKGQLYIPAVNTLLMIGCLSIVVTFRTSAHMESAYGLAITITMLMTTLLLLFYLLQRGVPKLLSYTIFIFFAVIESIFFISSATKFLHGGYVAVFMALVIFGIMMIWHRGNIIQERESDKVSLCDYKEQLRELSQDTELPEYQTNIVFLTTKIKGHRVGKEIMYSILDKRPKRAKVYWFVNVFVTDEPYTKEYYVDMMGTDYIVNVQLRLGFRMNQEVNVYLRQIVQELMEEGKLPKQPQKYSIMKGREVGDFAFVLIREELTRVTSLSTIDTMVMQAKLAIKKIAFDPARWFGLEYSDVIVEHVPLVIGEKKKASHLTQIQVDDFDEDDD
- the gltX gene encoding glutamate--tRNA ligase; this translates as MTKKVRVRYAPSPTGHLHIGNARTALFNYLYARHHDGEFIIRIEDTDQKRNIEDGEKSQLENLEWLNIDWDESPAKPGQYGPYRQSERKDIYLPLVDQLLASNLAYKCYCTEEELEEEREAQRARGEIPRYNGKCANLSAQEQAQKEAEGITPVVRFRVPKNKSYSFEDMVKGNITFESDSVGGDFVILKRDGMPTYNFAVAVDDYMMKISHVLRGDDHIANTPKQLMIYEAFGWEAPEFGHMTLIINSETGKKLSKRDETILQFIEQYRDLGYQPEAMFNFISLLGWSPVGEDEIFSQEEFIKIFDADRLGKSPAAFDNKKLEWISNQYMKQIERKEMAQLALPYLQEAKLVEENLTDEKLAWVEELVSLYQPQMSYAAEIVELSNLFFNDTLSLNEEAKEVLAGETVPQVLEAFSKQIADLEEFDVASIKASIKAVQKETGVKGKNLFMPIRVAVSGQMHGPELAETIMLLGKEKVLDHIKQATN